A genome region from Bacillaceae bacterium IKA-2 includes the following:
- a CDS encoding TspO/MBR family protein — protein sequence MSKKLKFINIVALLAVIFVNFLANGLPINNQSTGEISAKYPVLFTPAGYVFSIWGLIYLLLIGFVIYQALPGQAKNTTVLNTSYFFLLSSIFNILWIFAWHFDFIGLSLIIMLALLFTLIVIYLRVNTRSNNLSFADKLFVKLPFSVYLGWISVATIANFSVFLYNINWNGWGIGAVTWTVIVIFIGTTLAIINILTRYDIAFTLVFVWAFVGIGVRHGSDLLQITAVALFGSATIIFMLLWTKFSRKTRINTQFK from the coding sequence ATGAGTAAAAAATTGAAATTCATCAATATCGTTGCTTTGTTGGCAGTAATTTTTGTGAATTTTTTAGCAAACGGGCTACCTATTAACAATCAGAGTACGGGAGAAATTTCTGCTAAATATCCAGTACTTTTTACTCCGGCTGGTTATGTGTTTTCGATTTGGGGTCTAATATATTTGTTGCTTATCGGTTTTGTCATCTATCAAGCACTTCCTGGGCAGGCTAAGAATACAACTGTCCTAAATACTAGCTATTTCTTTCTTTTAAGCTCTATATTTAACATACTTTGGATATTTGCATGGCACTTTGACTTTATTGGTTTGTCGTTGATAATTATGCTTGCACTCCTCTTTACCTTAATTGTCATATATCTTAGGGTCAATACTAGAAGCAACAATCTTTCTTTTGCTGACAAGCTGTTTGTCAAGCTTCCATTTAGTGTTTATTTAGGCTGGATTAGTGTGGCCACAATCGCTAACTTCAGTGTGTTTCTCTATAATATCAATTGGAATGGCTGGGGGATTGGAGCTGTTACTTGGACTGTCATCGTAATATTTATAGGAACTACTTTGGCAATTATCAATATATTAACTAGGTATGATATAGCTTTTACATTGGTTTTTGTTTGGGCTTTTGTAGGTATTGGTGTTCGACATGGTAGTGATCTGCTCCAAATAACAGCGGTTGCACTGTTTGGTTCAGCGACGATCATTTTTATGCTGCTCTGGACAAAATTCTCAAGAAAGACTAGGATTAATACGCAATTTAAGTGA
- a CDS encoding transposase, producing MPRKSRLKSKSGIYHIMFRGANRQEIFHDDDDSKRFLDTIERYKKKSDMKVFAWCLMSNHIHLLIKEGNEELSLTMKRIGVSFVHYYNCKYRTTGHLFQDRFKSENVETKKYLLTVVRYIHQNPVKAGIVNRVDKWNWSSCDGYYGEEGSYLRELLDRDLVLRMFSNDTTIAIKRFKEFNERKNNDACLEDPVNKTNRLTDEEARLKIKDILGIIEIAQVKSLSKPEKKEVLRRVKGIKGVSQRQGARILGVSISLIHRS from the coding sequence TTGCCTCGTAAATCTAGATTGAAAAGTAAAAGTGGTATATATCATATTATGTTTAGAGGTGCAAACAGACAAGAAATATTTCATGATGATGATGACAGTAAGAGATTTCTTGATACCATTGAAAGATATAAAAAGAAATCGGACATGAAGGTTTTTGCGTGGTGTTTAATGAGTAATCACATCCATTTACTTATAAAGGAAGGTAATGAAGAGCTATCTTTAACAATGAAACGCATAGGTGTGAGCTTTGTCCATTATTATAATTGTAAGTACAGAACAACAGGCCATCTTTTCCAAGATCGTTTTAAAAGTGAAAATGTAGAAACAAAAAAATATTTACTAACTGTAGTTAGATATATTCACCAAAATCCAGTAAAAGCTGGAATTGTTAATCGAGTTGATAAATGGAATTGGAGTAGCTGCGATGGATATTACGGAGAAGAAGGTAGTTATCTAAGGGAGTTGCTTGATCGTGATTTAGTTTTAAGAATGTTTTCAAATGATACTACAATTGCAATAAAAAGATTTAAAGAATTTAATGAAAGAAAAAATAATGATGCTTGTTTAGAGGATCCAGTAAATAAAACGAATAGATTAACAGATGAGGAAGCAAGGTTAAAAATAAAAGATATTCTCGGTATTATTGAAATTGCACAAGTAAAAAGCTTATCAAAGCCAGAAAAAAAGGAGGTGTTACGAAGAGTGAAGGGAATAAAAGGAGTATCACAACGCCAAGGCGCAAGAATTTTAGGGGTTTCAATTAGCCTAATACACAGGTCTTAG
- a CDS encoding DegV family protein produces MGKVALITDSTAYIPKELREEKNIFMIPLNVVFGQESYQEELDITTEEFYEEMKKREELPKTSQPAIGLFEEIYTKLSKDYDEIIVITLSSGISGTYQTAVTAATMVEDVKIHVFDSEVSCIVQGFYVLKAAEMISKDAECSDIMKTLHEMKKSTRAYFMVDDLSHLHRGGRLNDAQLFVGSLLKIKPVLHFTNKVIVPYKKVRTEKKAINLILDLLDDEAKDVPLNITVIHANRLEKGELLANSLREKYPNSSVSVSYFGPVIGTHLGEGSLGIGWTKK; encoded by the coding sequence ATGGGGAAAGTTGCACTTATCACTGATAGTACTGCTTATATTCCAAAAGAGTTAAGAGAAGAAAAAAATATTTTTATGATTCCCCTTAATGTTGTGTTTGGCCAGGAATCCTATCAGGAAGAATTGGACATAACTACTGAGGAATTTTACGAGGAAATGAAAAAAAGAGAAGAACTCCCGAAAACATCACAACCTGCTATTGGATTGTTTGAAGAAATATACACAAAACTATCTAAAGATTACGATGAAATTATTGTTATAACCCTCTCAAGTGGGATAAGCGGGACCTATCAAACGGCAGTGACTGCCGCGACGATGGTTGAAGACGTAAAGATCCATGTTTTTGATTCTGAAGTTAGCTGTATTGTTCAAGGGTTTTATGTCTTAAAGGCTGCTGAAATGATAAGTAAGGATGCAGAATGTAGTGATATTATGAAAACATTGCATGAAATGAAGAAAAGTACACGCGCCTATTTTATGGTAGATGATTTAAGTCACCTTCATCGCGGTGGCCGATTAAATGATGCCCAATTATTCGTAGGAAGCTTACTTAAAATCAAACCTGTCCTTCACTTTACGAATAAAGTTATCGTTCCATACAAGAAGGTAAGGACGGAGAAAAAAGCAATAAATTTAATTTTAGATTTATTGGATGATGAAGCAAAAGATGTACCGTTAAACATAACAGTCATCCACGCTAACCGCTTGGAAAAGGGAGAGCTCCTTGCCAATAGCCTAAGGGAAAAATATCCGAACAGCAGTGTTTCAGTGAGTTATTTTGGTCCGGTTATTGGAACCCATTTAGGAGAAGGAAGCTTAGGGATCGGTTGGACAAAAAAATAA
- a CDS encoding HAD family hydrolase, translating to MVLNPKAIFLDMDGTILNHQNKVSIHTKEIIDELRNQGIFVFIATGRSVDEIEEVVPQGFQVDGVITSNGMAGYIGKEVVFEHSLALELVETIIEKARKNKVYYELFPYEASRLTLKQDKQYVEDEIRDPKPDSVGINEWLSRKLAIKEEIDWRDNIAGTGFSKLYFFARTTEHINKWKNELDQLKKEINFTTSISSVHNVEVMVANVNKATGIKQMLKRFGLSESETLAIGDSNNDLPMLQFVNYSVAMKNATDDIKEVVDDITEFTCDEDGVYHYLKSKFKL from the coding sequence GTGGTATTGAATCCTAAGGCAATTTTCTTAGACATGGATGGTACAATCTTAAATCATCAAAATAAGGTAAGTATCCATACTAAAGAAATCATTGATGAATTACGAAATCAGGGAATATTCGTTTTTATAGCTACAGGTAGATCTGTAGATGAAATAGAAGAAGTTGTACCTCAAGGTTTTCAAGTGGATGGGGTAATTACTTCAAATGGTATGGCTGGATATATTGGGAAAGAAGTAGTATTTGAACATTCACTTGCGCTTGAGTTGGTGGAAACTATTATTGAAAAAGCAAGAAAAAACAAGGTGTATTATGAACTTTTTCCATATGAAGCATCTCGACTTACATTAAAGCAAGATAAGCAATATGTTGAAGATGAAATTAGAGATCCAAAGCCAGACAGTGTTGGAATTAATGAATGGCTTTCGCGTAAGCTAGCAATCAAAGAAGAAATTGATTGGAGGGATAACATAGCTGGAACTGGATTTTCAAAACTTTATTTCTTTGCTAGAACAACAGAACATATCAATAAATGGAAAAATGAGCTGGATCAATTAAAGAAAGAAATCAACTTTACTACTTCTATATCTTCTGTCCACAATGTAGAAGTGATGGTTGCGAACGTGAACAAGGCAACAGGAATTAAACAGATGTTAAAGCGGTTTGGTTTGTCTGAGAGTGAAACCCTGGCTATTGGCGATAGTAACAATGATTTGCCAATGTTACAATTTGTTAATTACTCTGTCGCTATGAAAAATGCAACAGATGACATTAAAGAAGTAGTTGACGACATAACGGAATTCACTTGTGATGAAGACGGAGTATACCATTACCTTAAATCTAAATTCAAACTGTAA